From a single Cryptococcus neoformans var. neoformans B-3501A chromosome 3, whole genome shotgun sequence genomic region:
- a CDS encoding hypothetical protein (HMMPfam hit to ABC_tran, ABC transporter, score: 131.5, E(): 1.9e-36; HMMPfam hit to Ald_N, ABC transporter N-terminus, score: 93.0, E(): 7.2e-25), with amino-acid sequence MPSSHIVPLTKDTLRSRFKFILNSYLQHRPIFQRAFTAAFVIYCLISTYGSLTGRGAKGAPGGKGNGKRDKGAKHGITGSIKDPLFHVRLKRLIRIVIPSLKSKEAAMLALHSAFLVGRTGLSLYVADLDGRIVSSLVTANPHAFLMNIARWLLVAIPATYTNSMLEYLQSELGLAYRTRLTKYALTMYLDPPGVESGGDKDGEQLFYKLANLDDRIKNADQYLAEDIQQLSSKLAEIYSNIAKPVLDVILYNYQLSRNVGAESLVLLTILVQTSATLLRAITPPFGAYTAHEAKLEGELRFTHSRLLESAEEVALYHGEEFEKNVIERGYFALVKHINRILKIRVGHGMAEEGVIKWLWGSLGLCICAIPVFGGSALGMKEGDLGSRTEGFVTNRRLLLSSSDAFGRVMYSYKDMAELAGYTSRVSELFETMEHAKKGEYQKKLVSSVSTENNAKILQGRGKIIESDEIEFDQVPLISPNGDVLVKSMSFHVKPGKHLLVIGPNGCGKSSLFRILGGLWPVYGGTVYKPPSNQFTYIPQRPYLCTGTLRDQIIYPHSHADMLSHGKSDEDLSKILEVVEMAGIIEREGGWDAVREWRDTLSGGDKQRIAMARLFYHQPKYAILDECTSAVTLEIEKTMYDHATSLGITLMTVSHRPSLWKFHTMVLEYDGQGGYTFTHLDAEKRLALQEEKQELEHKLLSVPKLKDRLEELKMIKEQREFTSGI; translated from the exons ATGCCATCCTCCCACATAGTTCCACTAACCAAAGACACCCTCCGCTCCCGTTTTAAATTCATCCTCAATTCGTATCTCCAACATCGCCCGATATTCCAACGTGCATTCACAGCTGCATTTGTGATATACTGTCTTATCAGTACCTACGGATCTCTCACTGGTAGGGGTGCCAAAGGAGCTCctggaggaaaaggaaatggaaaaagagatAAAG GTGCCAAGCATGGTATTACGGGGTCCATCAAAGATCCACTATTCCATGTTCGTTTGAAGCGACTTATTAGGATTGTTATTCCTAGTCTGAAAAGTAAAGAGGCCGCCATGCTGGCGCTGCACTCGGCTTTTTTGGTCGGCAGGACGGGGTTGAGTCTATATGTGGCTGACCTTGATGGAAG AATAGTTTCTTCTCTTGTCACAGCCAACCCGCATGCGTTCCTTATGAACATAGCAAGGTGGTTACTAGTCGCTATTCCGGCAACTTACACCAATTCAATGTTGGAATATCTTCAGTCCGAATTGGGCCTTGCTTATCGTACAAG GTTGACCAAGTACGCTCTGACCATGTACCTTGACCCGCCCGGAGTCGAAAGTGGTGGCGACAAGGATGGCGAGCAATTATTCTACAAACTTGCAAATCTTGATGACAGGATAAAGAATGCAGACCAATATTTGGCAGAAGATATTCAGCAGCTTAGTAGCAAGCTGGCTGAGATATACTCAAACATTGCCAAGCCTGTGCTGGATGTCAT ACTGTACAACTATCAACTATCCAGGAATGTTGGTGCAGAAAGCCTTGTACTCTTGACTATCCTTGTACAAACTAGTGCTACTCTCT TGCGGGCCATTACTCCACCGTTTGGCGCTTATACAGCTCATGAAG CCAAACTTGAGGGCGAACTCCGTTTTACCCATTCCCGTTTGCTTGAATCAGCTGAGGAAGTAGCTTTGTATCATGGTGAGGAGTTCGAAAAGAATGTTATTGAAAGGGGCTATTTTGCGCTTGTCAAGCACATCAATCGCATTCTAAAGATTCGCGTGGGTCACGGAAtggcggaagaaggtgtCATCAAATGGTTGTGGGGCAGTCTGGGACTGTGCATTTGCGCGATACCTGTATTTGGAGGAAGTGCTTTGGGtatgaaggaaggagatctGGGAAGTAGAACTGAGG GCTTTGTAACGAACCGAAGATTGCTATTATCCTCAAGTGATGCCTTTGGAAGAGTTATGTATAGCTACAAG GACATGGCAGAGCTAGCTGGGTATACCTCTAGAGTGTCAGAGCTTTTCGAAACAATGGAACACGCGAAAAAAGGGGAGTACCAAAAGAAGCTTGTGAGCAGTGTTAGCACTGAGAATAATGCCAAAA TTCTGCAAGGTAGAGGCAAGATTATAGAATCAGATGAGATCGAGTTTGATCAAGTCCCCCTTATCAGTCCGAATGGAGACGTCTTAGTCAAGTCTATGTCATTCCACGTTAAGCCCGGT AAACACCTCCTAGTGATCGGTCCAAATGGTTGCGGGAAAAGCAGTTTATTCAGGATCCTTGGTGGCCTTTGGCCTGTTTATG GGGGAACGGTCTACAAGCCCCCTTCGAACCAGTTCACTTATATTCCGCAAAGGCCGTACCTTTGCACCGGTACACTTCGTGACCAGATAATCTACCCCCACAGTCACGCTGATATGCTGTCCCATGGAAAATCTGATGAGGATCTTTCAAAGATCCTTGAAGTAGTAGAGATGGCTGGAATtattgaaagagaaggagggtggGACGCTGTGAGAGAATGGAGGGACACTCTGAGTGGTGGAGACAAACAGAGGATCGCCATGGCCCGGTTGTTTTATCATCAGCCAAAG TACGCAATTCTGGACGAATGCACCAGCGCGGTGACACTCGAGATTGAAAAGACCATGTATGATCATGCCACCT CCCTGGGTATCACTCTAATGACGGTATCCCATCGACCCTCCCTTTGGAAGTTCCACACCATGGTTCTTGAATATGATGGACAAGGCGGGTACACGTTTACTCATCTTGATGCCGAAAAACGACTGGCATtgcaagaagaaaagcaaGAGCTGGAACACAAACTCCTGAGCGTCCCCAAATTGAAAGATAGGTTGGAAGaattgaagatgatcaaAGAGCAAAGAGAATTCACGAGTGGTATTTAA
- a CDS encoding hypothetical protein (Match to ESTs gb|CF189715.1|CF189715, gb|CF188978.1|CF188978, gb|CF190183.1|CF190183) yields MRPQLFRPARTLGRRLNSSSSSPQANPNVQKAVENAQKAYAQTAATLKKAAGPVGEKIGGALGGYREPVVYNSKVFASICRQVWQAEKLSPPLDLATWARAYSEIYAKASNGGYWKNVLKTGAWAGLGVAALEAYGIFKIGEIVGRRNLVGYSLKE; encoded by the exons ATGCGGCCCCAGCTTTTCCGCCCAGCTCGTACCCTCGGTCGTCGCCTCAATTCCAGCAGCTCCAGCCCGCAGGCGAACCCCAACGTCCAGAAGGCCGTCGAAAACGCCCAGAAGGCCTATGCCCAGACTGCTGCGACCTTGAAGAAAGCTGCTGGCCCCGTCGGGGAGAAGATTGGTGGTGCTCTTGGTG GCTACCGTGAACCCGTCGTCTACAACTCAAAGGTCTTTGCTTCCATCTGTCGTCAAGTCTGGCAAGCCGAGAAGCTTTCTCCCCCTCTCGACCTTGCCACATGGGCTCGCGCCTACTCTGAGATCTACGCCAAAGCTTCCAACGGTGGTTACTGGAAGAATGTCTTGAAGACTGGTGCTTGGGCTGGTTTGGGTGTTGCC GCTCTTGAGGCGTACGGTATCTTCAAAATTGGCGAGATTGTTGGTAGGCGCAACTTGGTTGGTTACAGTCTCAAGGAATAG
- a CDS encoding hypothetical protein (Match to ESTs gb|CF188762.1|CF188762, gb|CF186446.1|CF186446, gb|CF186194.1|CF186194), whose product MSRFLFTFFFVLLSVQFCLAQRLATRIDEDGHTVVITGPNGYNGVGTLPSSTATPMSTSMSASSRMTKSRLDDSTMSSTPSASALDSWHGAANAAWTESPSASDSSSSTPATTASSTEKSVAVNGAASAATDASATTAQTNTSAVMSHAESSATLSLPSNLGPVIGITLTGVVSLWALIA is encoded by the exons ATGTCTCGTTTCTTATTCACgttcttttttgttcttttgtCTGTTCAGTTCTGCCTGGCGCAGCGACTGGCGACTCGTATTGACGAG GATGGACATACTGTCGTTATCACTGGTCCAAATGGATACAATGGCGTTGGAACTCTCCCCTC TAGCACGGCTACGCCCATGTCCACTTCAATGTCAGCCAGCTCTCGTATGACCAAGAGCAGACTCGACGACAGTACGATGTCTTCCACCCCTTC CGCTAGTGCTCTTGACAGTTGGCACGGTGCTGCCAATGCTGCTTGGACGGAATCACCATCTGCTTCAGATTCGAGCAG CAGTACCCCCGCAACCACAGCGTCTTCTACAGAAAAATCCGTCGCAGTCAATGGAGCCGCCTCTGCCGCGACTGATGCTTCTGCTACCACAGCCCAGACTAATACTTCCGCCGTCATGTCTCATGCCGAAAGCTCAGCGACTTTGTCGTTGCCCTCGAATCTTGGTCCTGTAATCGGAATAACACTCACAGGTGTTGTTTCTCTGTGGGCTTTAATAGCCTAG
- a CDS encoding hypothetical protein (HMMPfam hit to B5, tRNA synthetase B5 domain, score: 95.1, E(): 1.8e-25), whose translation MPTITVDKAELYRRLEKEYSHEEFDELCFEFGIELDEDTTIQVEEARKRGLPTPPPQLKIEIPANRYDLLCIEGLARALRIFLQKDIPPSYKLDIPEKLQEVYVEASTAPLRPYFASAVLRLARPMNQLEYESFIDLQDKLHQNLCRMRKFVAIGTHDLDTIEGPFRYMCKDPKQIKFAPLNRDTEHTAEELMTIYEADRHLAKHLHLIRDAPAYPIIYDSKDRVLSMPPIINSQRSKIVPGKTTNIFIDTTATDKTKLDIVINMVCAMFAEYCRVPFYIEPVRVHMPDGTSHITPPLEPRATTASSSYINAATGLALSRQEICTLLTRMSLSATPSPSNEDLLDVLVPCTRPDILHECDIMEDAAIAYGFNKLPREMPTTNTVAKAFPVNKLGDIIRKECAMAGWVEALPLILCSHDENFAWLNRPDPGHYAVHLANPKSLEYQVVRTSLLPGMLKTARENKALPLPMKIFEVSDVAIQDSTEERQARNYRRLCAVYMDRKAGFEVAHGLLDRVMQILGVPLLERKENEGNYGYYIASADDLTYLPGRAAHVFYRPKPTVQPSEPTPSAPPSNPIQSFTSDLKAALHAEKGSSWERDIDIGSLGILHPSVLDNFELIRPCSALEIDVEPLL comes from the exons ATG CCTACCATCACCGTCGACAAGGCCGAGCTCTATAGGcggttggagaaggagtacT CCCACGAAGAGTTTGATGAACTATGTTTCGAGTTTGGTATTGAACTCGACGAGGAC ACCACCATTCAAGTCGAAGAAGCTCGTAAAAGAGGACTTCCTACTCCACCCCCTCAGCTCAAGATTGAGATTCCAGCCAATCGATACGACTTGCTCTGTATTGAAGGCCTCGCTAGGGCCTTGAGGATCTTCTTGCAAAAGGATATACCCCCCAGCTACAAGCTCGATATCCCCGAGAAATTGCAAGAAGTTTATGTCGAAGCTTCT ACTGCTCCCCTTCGACCCTACTTTGCCTCAGCCGTTCTTCGTCTTGCCCGACCCATGAACCAACTCGAATACGAATCTTTCATTGATCTTCAAGACAAGCTTCACCAAAACCTTTGTCGAATGAGGAAGTTCGTTGCTATCGGCACGCATGATTTGGACACTATCGAGGGACCTTTCAGATACATGTGCAAGGACCCTAAACAAATCAAGTTTGCACCACTTAACAGGGATACGGAGCACACTGCCGAGGAATTGATGACCATATACGAG GCCGATAGACATCTCGCCAAGCACTTGCACCTCATTAGGGATGCCCCAGCGTATCCCATCATCTACGACAGCAAGGACCGAGTATTATCCATGCCCCCTATCATTAATTCTCAGC GCTCTAAGATCGTACCTGGCAAGACAAccaacatcttcattgACACAACCGCCACTGACAAGACCAAACT TGACATTGTCATTAATATGGTTTGCGCCATGTTTGCTGAGTACTGCAGAGTTCCTTTCTA TATCGAGCCTGTCAGAGTCCACATGCCTGACGGCACTTCCCACATAACTCCGCCTCTGGAACCACGTGCCACcacagcttcttcctcttacATCAATGCCGCTACCGGTCTTGCCTTGTCCCGCCAGGAGATTTGCACGCTCCTTACCCGTATGTCTCTCTCTGCCACCCCGTCGCCTTCAAACGAGGATCTCCTCGACGTTCTTGTTCCTTGCACCAGGCCAGACATTCTACACGAATGTGACATCATGGAAGACGCGGCGATTGCCTACGGCTTCAACAAATTGCCGAGAGAGATGCCGACTACGAATACTGTGGCTAAGGCATTCCCTGTGAATAAATTGGGCGATATCATCAGAAAGGAATGTGCGATGGCTGGCTGGGTTGAGGCTTTGCCTTTGATTTTG TGCTCTCACGACGAAAACTTCGCCTGGCTCAACCGTCCTGATCCTGGTCACTACGCTGTCCACCTTGCCAACCCGAAGTCACTCGAGTACCAGGTCGTCCGTACTTCTCTCTTGCCCGGTATGCTTAAAACTGCTCGCGAAAACAAggctttgcctttgcccATGAAGATTTTCGAAGTTTCCGACGTTGCCATCCAGGACTCCACCGAGGAAAGGCAGGCTAGGAACTACAGAAGGCTTTGTGCGGTCTATATGGACAGAAAGGCCGGCTTTGAGGTCGCTCATGGATTGTTGGACAGGGTGATGCAGATTTTAGGAGTTCCTCTcttggaaaggaaggaaaatgaGGGAAACTACGGGTACTATATTGCTTCTGCAGATG ATCTTACGTATCTCCCTGGCAGGGCGGCTCACGTTTTCTATCGACCCAAACCTACTGTCCAGCCTTCTGAACCCACCCCCTCAGCTCCTCCATCCAATCCCATTCAATCGTTTACTTCTGACCTCAAGGCAGCTTTGCACGCGGAGAAGGGATCCTCATGGGAGAGGGATATCGATATTGGCTCTTTGGGTATCCTGCACCCCAGTGTACTTGACAACTTTGAGTTGATCAGACCTTGTTCCGCTTTGGAGATCGACGTGGAACCTTTATTGTAA
- a CDS encoding hypothetical protein (Match to ESTs gb|CF192818.1|CF192818, gb|CF192481.1|CF192481, gb|CF189710.1|CF189710) yields the protein MNNPAVSNLILSLGAMQVARKIPMEDPQVVNYLRIGYVSAQLISLAIYYFITLKIRKKNDLTVLKYVNPASPMNPDAKPELVQTTVKDYDLAETGKAIRSLLISVAIMTFLHGYMKYTQPLFIQSIMGLKGALESNPAKLHLWNKKAEGDLARPFKSSGGMFESLTGKASGPQTDAASIKEAEKAGKAE from the exons atgaACAACCCAGCCGTCTCaaacctcatcctctctctcgGCGCCATGCAGG TCGCTCGAAAGATCCCCATGGAAGACCCACAGGTCGTAAACTACCTTCGTATCGGTTACGTTTCTGCTCAGCTCATATCGCTTGCCATATACTACTTCATTACTCTCAAG AttaggaagaagaacgacTTGACGGTCTTGAAATATGTCAATCCGGCGTCCCCTATG AACCCTGATGCCAAGCCTGAACTTGTGCAAACTACTGTTAAAGACTACGACCTTGCTGAAACTGGCAAGGCTATCAGGAGCTTACTCATC AGCGTCGCCATTATGACCTTCCTT CACGGCTACATGAAGTACACTCAACCCCTCTTCATTCAATCCATCATGGGTCTCAAGGGCGCCCTCGAGTCCAACCCTGCCAAACTTCACCTTTGGAACAAGAAGGCCGAGGGTGACCTCGCCCGACCTTTCAAGTCCTCTGGCGGCATGTTTGAGAGCCTTACAGGTAAAGCTTCCGGCCCCCAGACGGATGCTGCCTCTATCAAAGAGGCCGAGAAGGCTGGCAAGGCCGAGTAA
- a CDS encoding hypothetical protein (Match to EST gb|CF191936.1|CF191936), with protein sequence MPTKLPRIHTTGWIGLGAMGHPMALNLFLKTHQFYQKVSPSVTPTFLFCEHEDSRAESFIRELRNRGGQDLASRAERVGTGKEMVMGASKVFTMLPSTPQVQAVYLDQDNGILAGLAKLPMNTPPLSETLLLSDTSLLSNTVTQEEGVKKESPSMIDASTPATQPIQVHTMLVDQTTLDPTVSLSISSLIHDSTSRAALMIDAPVSGGTVAAERGELTIMFGSPAPIATRLAMPLLQMMAREGGVIECGGSGTGVGVKVCNNLVLASNQIALSEGLALGRSLNIDIALLQSVINTSSGSSWSSRVNPPISSIPGTPASRGYSGGFQTRLMLKDVNLALQAANKHNLATPLTSASKSIYEAICSDGDGDWASKDFSWVKSMLEIDKTESFFSVAYEWVQKKQQEAMDMAWKDGLP encoded by the exons ATGCCCACCAAGTTGCCGCGTATTCATACCACAGGCTGGATAGGTCTAGGCGCTATGG GTCATCCCATGGCTTTGAATCTTTTTCTAAAAACACATCAGTTCTATCAAAAAGTTAGTCCTTCCGTAACGCCAACCTTCCTGTTCTGCGAGCATGAGGACTCCAGAGCAGAGTCTTTTATACGTGAATTAAGGAACCGCGGTGGTCAAGATCTAGCGAGCCGAGCTGAGCGAGTGGGGACTGGAAAAGA GATGGTAATGGGTGCATCGAAGGTGTTTACGATGCTACCTTCAACACCCCAGGTTCAAGCGGTTTATCTCGACCAGGACAATGGCATACTGGCCGGCCTGGCCAAGTTGCCAATGAATACTCCTCCTTTGTCGGAAACGCTCCTGTTATCAGACACTTCACTGCTATCGAACACGGTTACTcaagaggagggagttaAAAAGGAATCGCCATCAATGATCGATGCATCCACTCCTGCTACCCAGCCCATCCAAGTCCACACAATGCTTGTTGACCAAACAACCCTCGACCCGACAGTCTCCCTCTCCATTTCGTCTCTCATTCATGATTCGACCTCTAGGGCAGCCTTGATGATTGACGCACCCGTATCAGGCGGCACAGTGGCGGCTGAAAGGGGTGAATTGACGATTATGTTCGGATCCCCTGCTCCTATAGCCACCCGTCTGGCAATGCCACTTCTTCAAATGATGGCAAGGGAGGGGGGTGTAATTGAGTGTGGAGGAAGCGGTACTGGCGTCGGCGTCAAGGTTTGTAACAA CCTTGTATTAGCTTCGAACCAAATAGCGCTATCGGAGGGTCTTGCCTTGGGACGTTCACTCAACATCGAcattgctcttcttcaaagcgTGATCAACACTTCCTCAGGTTCCTCTTGGTCATCCCGTGTTAATCCCCCTATCTCTTCGATTCCGGGGACCCCAGCTTCTCGCGGATATTCCGGTGGCTTCCAAACTCGTTTGATGCTTAAAGATGTGAACCTGGCCCTACAGGCCGCCAATAAACATAACCTTGCCACACCATTGACTTCGGCGTCGAAAAGCATATACGAGGCCATTTGTtcagatggggatggggattGGGCCAGCAAAGATTTCTCGTGGGTCAAATCAATGCTTGAAATTGACAAAACTGAGAGCTTTTTTAGTGTTGCGTATGAGTGGGTACAAAAGAAGCAACAAGAAGCTATGGACATGGCCTGGAAAGATGGGTTACCTTGA
- a CDS encoding hypothetical protein (HMMPfam hit to TFIIE_alpha, TFIIE alpha subunit, score: 19.0, E(): 9.9e-08), translating into MSNPQLSSDEIQKLCSDLVYQVAYSFYDVPYIIILKMLVQYNVMTEIDLGQRVGLSPNEVRKYMGTLHLHRLVKRHVNREKQILPEWKKSQLSTQAMRQSYSSNKPPIGDSRTRDVHYWYLDYREFANVTKYRLAMMRKGIDERIKSEVGQRGYQCPQDGRVYDTLDVGHLFDPTTSTFRCEDCQAELIEHDPTIDQENNSSLQDMMQRFNIATAPIRDALKAVEVLTLPSTNVIAWIAQNVKTGVVSVNGQEGGEDSKKFEVVIGGEDDEAKEKLAQAQREQNALPEWYTHSTVTGDATTLGINDINQRAKVAERAKHVGDHETEVGDQALAAHYELLDEEDDVEEVGVDINEGVQLDTVERRDEAEVEEVPAGESLGKTVFVNGQMKKIEDVTEDDQELMTSEEYEAYAQAMYG; encoded by the exons ATGTCAAATCCTCAACTCTCCTCAGACGAAATACAGAAACTTTGCTCTGATCTCGTATATCAAGTTGCATACTCCTTCTACGATGTGCCCTACATCATTATCCTCAAAATGCTCGTTCAGTATAACGT AATGACAGAAATCGATTTGGGTCAAAGGGTAGGGCTCTCTCCAAATGAGGTCAGGAAATACATGGGTactcttcaccttcatcgGCTCGTAAAACGGCATGTCAACCGCGAAAAGCAAATTCTTCCCGAGTGGAAAAAATCTCAGCTCTCCACCCAAGCTATGCGCCAAAGTTATTCTTCTAACAAGCCTCCAATCGGTGATAGCCGTACCCGCGATGTCCATTACTGGTACCTTGACTACCGTGAATTCGCCAATGTCACAAAATATCGACTTGCAATGATGCGTAAAGGGATTGACGAGCGGATAAAGAGCGAAGTGGGCCAGAGGGGATACCAATGCCCCCAGGATGGGAGGGTGTATGACACGCTCGATGTGGGACATCTCTTTGatccaacaacaagcacATTCAGGTGTGAAGACTGCCAGGCGGAATTAATTGAACACGATCCCACAATAGACCAGGAGAACAATTCGTCACTCCAAGATATGATGCAACGATTCAACATCGCCACCGCACCCATAAGGGATGCGCTCAAGGCTGTCGAAGTGCTTACTCTCCCCAGCACCAACGTCATCGCATGGATCGCACAGAATGTCAAGACCGGCGTGGTCAGTGTGAATGGACAAGAGGGCGGAGAAGATAGCAAAAAGTTCGAAGTTGTCATTGGGGGGGAAGACGACGAGGCCAAAGAAAAACTCGCACAAGCGCAGAGAGAACAGAATGCTCTGCCGGAATGGTATACTCATTCTACTGTCACGGGCGATGCCACAACACTTGGGATCAACGATATAAACCAAAGAGCGAAAGTCGCCGAGAGAGCCAAACATGTCGGCGACCACGAAACGGAGGTTGGGGATCAGGCCCTTGCTGCCCACTATGAGCTtttggacgaagaggatgacgttgaagaagttggAGTTGATATAAATGAAGGGGTTCAGCTGGATACTGttgagaggagagatgaagcggaagtggaagaggtgcCCGCGGGAGAAAGTTTAGGAAAGACGGTCTTTG TTAATGGtcaaatgaagaagatagaGGACGTCACGGAAGACGATCAGGAGCTGATGACTTCTGAAGAATACGAG GCATACGCGCAAGCTATGTATGGctga